One window of the Acaryochloris sp. CCMEE 5410 genome contains the following:
- a CDS encoding N-acetylmuramoyl-L-alanine amidase, producing the protein MPAQRRLWNRQIKKASWVLPLALSLCCWADSASAGQLTYWKFNSKQSRIDLITDSATKPRAKVVMNPTRLVIDLPNTTFRKLKARRKISKYVREVRVAQHNRKTTRVVVELSKKYTLSPRRVLVRGIAPNRWYVQLPKFFPLKDAKKSSRRTIAVRVPPPKIPKPSISSPGPIVSKPVKSGAKVVVIDPGHGGADPGAVGIGGLQEKRVVLDVSTQVHNLLRKRGINAVLTRTGDLEVDLPPRVAKAEGARADVFVSIHANAISLSRPEVNGLETYYYVTGYRLARAIHTSIRRTVPVGDRGIRQARFYVLRKSSMPAALVELGFVTGSTDAAKLRTAAHRQRLAEAIAQGIVNYLQGR; encoded by the coding sequence TTGCCTGCTCAGAGACGACTGTGGAATCGCCAGATCAAAAAAGCCAGTTGGGTATTGCCCCTCGCTTTAAGTCTATGCTGCTGGGCGGACAGTGCATCAGCGGGACAACTCACCTACTGGAAGTTTAATTCGAAGCAAAGTCGCATTGACCTGATTACGGACTCAGCGACAAAGCCGCGGGCGAAAGTCGTCATGAACCCGACCCGGCTGGTGATTGACCTCCCCAACACCACCTTCCGTAAACTCAAGGCCCGTCGCAAAATTAGCAAATATGTTCGAGAGGTGCGGGTTGCTCAGCATAATCGCAAGACCACGCGCGTCGTGGTTGAGCTGAGCAAAAAATATACCCTCAGCCCTCGGCGAGTGCTGGTTCGGGGGATTGCCCCGAACCGCTGGTACGTGCAACTGCCTAAATTTTTCCCCCTCAAGGATGCTAAAAAGTCGTCTCGGCGAACCATTGCCGTGCGAGTGCCGCCCCCCAAAATCCCTAAGCCTTCTATTTCTTCACCGGGACCTATCGTTTCTAAACCCGTTAAATCTGGGGCAAAAGTCGTCGTCATTGATCCGGGCCATGGGGGCGCAGATCCAGGTGCCGTGGGGATTGGGGGTCTCCAGGAGAAACGAGTCGTCTTGGATGTGTCGACGCAAGTCCATAACCTCCTACGAAAGCGGGGCATTAATGCGGTGTTGACACGGACAGGCGATCTCGAAGTTGACTTACCGCCGCGAGTGGCTAAAGCCGAAGGGGCCCGCGCCGACGTGTTTGTTAGTATTCACGCCAATGCTATTAGCTTGAGCCGTCCTGAAGTCAACGGCTTAGAAACCTACTACTATGTGACGGGATATCGTTTGGCCCGTGCCATTCATACCAGCATTCGTCGGACCGTTCCCGTGGGCGATCGCGGCATTCGCCAAGCCCGCTTTTATGTTTTAAGAAAATCCTCCATGCCTGCTGCTCTCGTAGAACTTGGGTTCGTAACGGGCAGCACTGATGCAGCAAAATTACGAACAGCAGCCCATCGCCAACGGTTGGCAGAAGCCATTGCCCAAGGCATTGTCAATTACCTCCAGGGCAGATAG
- a CDS encoding metallophosphoesterase translates to MKLIADPAVAVKIAKMQERVCWQHPVLQTRRIDQTRLVVDDASSDSPDFSFLVIGDSGTGQYRGDSPQRRVMEQLLAHGQGSSFVLHTGDVVYLVGSKEQYFDNFIRPYREWLVKGERPQHITYDQMIFKVPLFAVPGNHDYYDLPWCVGLIAQATLPIRNLFQRQLDLDLGWHGSNKGDAYAQAFLDYLQRLTTTELRQHIEAHYTADFHGQRCLRYQPGVFTRLPNRYYQFRQGGIDFFALDSNTLNTPLPIPKDKTGRLRRRQLKADRQALINARSRALAAALRQYESRSEDDDSDTYTKVEQLDEQILDIDKQLADDPDLRLDIEQLVWLKQRLIESWSTPEVRGRILFFHHPPYVTEASKWYQGQTLAIRRHLRQVLDQVQQAVGEQTAGRPLVDLILNGHAHCLEVLKTGDTGHADSHINCVVCGGSGFSLRRQRPEGPDLWESVDGGSERCVARSQLFMGRHGQGAHKHRPYSGLRIDVQAGTPPKFILRPLIAERFQRQWYHYPLAPIRLPQGAGDA, encoded by the coding sequence ATGAAGTTAATTGCGGATCCTGCCGTCGCCGTCAAGATTGCCAAAATGCAGGAGCGGGTGTGCTGGCAGCATCCCGTTCTACAGACTAGAAGGATTGATCAAACCCGATTAGTGGTGGATGATGCTTCGTCGGATAGTCCCGATTTTTCCTTTTTGGTGATTGGGGATAGTGGCACCGGACAATATCGTGGCGATAGTCCTCAGCGGCGCGTGATGGAGCAACTCTTAGCCCATGGGCAGGGCAGCAGCTTTGTGCTCCATACGGGGGATGTGGTGTACCTGGTGGGGTCGAAGGAGCAATACTTTGATAATTTTATTCGCCCGTATCGAGAGTGGCTGGTTAAGGGGGAACGGCCCCAACACATTACCTACGATCAAATGATCTTTAAGGTGCCTCTGTTTGCCGTACCGGGCAACCATGATTACTATGATTTGCCCTGGTGTGTGGGGCTGATTGCGCAGGCCACTTTACCGATCCGTAACCTGTTTCAGCGCCAGCTCGACCTCGATCTAGGCTGGCACGGGTCCAATAAAGGGGATGCCTATGCCCAAGCGTTTTTAGATTATCTCCAGCGGTTGACAACGACTGAACTCCGCCAGCATATCGAGGCCCATTACACCGCTGATTTCCATGGCCAGCGTTGCTTACGCTATCAACCTGGGGTGTTTACGCGGTTACCCAACCGTTACTATCAGTTTCGTCAGGGTGGGATTGATTTCTTTGCCCTGGACTCGAATACCTTAAATACCCCATTACCCATTCCTAAAGATAAAACGGGCCGATTGCGACGACGACAACTCAAAGCCGATCGCCAAGCCCTGATCAATGCTAGAAGTCGGGCATTGGCAGCAGCGTTGCGCCAGTATGAGTCTCGCTCAGAGGATGATGACAGCGATACCTACACTAAAGTTGAGCAATTAGACGAGCAAATTTTAGATATTGATAAGCAATTGGCGGATGACCCTGACCTTCGCTTAGATATCGAACAATTGGTGTGGCTAAAACAGCGGTTAATTGAGTCCTGGTCCACCCCCGAGGTGAGAGGACGCATTTTATTTTTTCATCACCCCCCCTATGTCACCGAGGCCAGTAAATGGTATCAGGGCCAAACCCTGGCCATCCGCCGTCATTTGCGCCAGGTTTTAGATCAGGTCCAGCAGGCCGTGGGAGAGCAAACGGCTGGTCGTCCCCTGGTGGATTTGATCCTCAATGGCCATGCCCATTGTTTAGAGGTTTTGAAAACGGGCGATACGGGCCATGCCGATTCCCATATCAATTGTGTGGTGTGTGGCGGCAGTGGATTTAGTCTACGGCGACAACGCCCCGAAGGCCCTGACTTGTGGGAGTCGGTGGATGGTGGATCCGAGCGATGCGTGGCGCGATCTCAACTCTTTATGGGTCGCCATGGACAGGGGGCCCATAAACATCGCCCCTATTCCGGTCTCCGGATTGATGTCCAGGCCGGAACGCCCCCTAAATTTATTCTGCGTCCCTTGATTGCAGAACGCTTTCAACGCCAGTGGTATCACTATCCCCTCGCACCGATTCGCCTTCCCCAAGGGGCGGGGGACGCCTAG
- a CDS encoding rhomboid family intramembrane serine protease encodes MVPLRDENPTQITPYVTYGLIVLNVLIFGYELSLSPGQLSLFMQRWAVVPIELTASFGGFSAVDAGEWGTLITSQFLHGGFLHVAGNMLYLWIFGNNVEEQLGRGRFLLFYLACGALAVLTQWFFNPLSVVPSLGASGAIAGVMGAYIFRFPQVRILTLVPLGIYLTTFRIPAILYLGFWFLQQAFYGVASLDAPVTVGMEAGGIAYWAHAGGFVFGAILGPLLGLFSKADSAVLSAED; translated from the coding sequence GTGGTTCCTCTTCGCGATGAAAATCCAACTCAAATCACGCCCTATGTGACCTATGGCCTGATTGTTCTCAATGTATTGATATTTGGCTATGAGTTGAGCTTGTCTCCGGGACAGCTCAGCCTTTTTATGCAGCGCTGGGCGGTGGTCCCCATCGAACTGACCGCAAGTTTTGGCGGTTTCTCTGCGGTGGATGCCGGAGAGTGGGGCACCTTAATCACCTCCCAATTTCTTCATGGGGGTTTTTTGCATGTGGCGGGCAATATGCTCTACCTGTGGATCTTTGGCAATAATGTGGAAGAGCAGCTAGGGCGGGGCCGTTTTTTGCTCTTTTACTTAGCCTGCGGGGCTTTGGCGGTTCTGACCCAATGGTTTTTCAATCCCCTGTCGGTGGTGCCATCCTTAGGAGCCAGCGGTGCGATCGCAGGGGTAATGGGGGCTTATATCTTCCGCTTTCCCCAAGTCAGAATCCTAACCCTAGTCCCCTTGGGCATCTATCTGACTACCTTTAGAATTCCTGCGATCCTCTACCTGGGATTTTGGTTTTTGCAGCAAGCCTTTTACGGTGTTGCCAGCTTAGATGCTCCTGTCACCGTCGGTATGGAAGCGGGCGGGATTGCCTATTGGGCTCATGCCGGTGGATTTGTATTTGGCGCAATTCTGGGGCCGCTGCTTGGGTTATTCAGCAAAGCAGATAGCGCTGTACTTTCTGCTGAAGATTAG
- a CDS encoding sugar phosphate nucleotidyltransferase — translation MKAMILAAGKGTRVRPITFTIPKPMIPIMQKPVMEFLVDLLRQHSFDEIMVNVSHLADEIENYFRDGQGFGVDIAYSFEGRIEDGMLIGDAVGSAGGMKRIQDFSPFFDDTFIVLCGDALIDLDLTAAVEWHRQKGSMATIIMKTVDPNDVSSYGVVVTDEEGRIKSFQEKPTVDEALSNTINTGIYIFEPEILDLIPSGEEFDIGGDLFPKLVSMNLPFYGVAMDFQWVDIGKVPDYWHAIRSVLKGEVKNVAIPGREVAPGIYTGLNVDVNWDKVDIQGPVYIGGMTRIDDGVKIIGPTMIGPNCHICKGATVDNSVIFEYSRLGPEANLVDKLVFGRYCVDKTGVSLDVRTAALDWLITDVRQDAHVPAPVMI, via the coding sequence ATGAAAGCAATGATTTTGGCGGCTGGTAAAGGTACCCGCGTTCGCCCAATAACGTTCACCATTCCTAAGCCCATGATTCCGATCATGCAGAAACCTGTAATGGAGTTTCTAGTCGATCTACTTCGGCAACATAGTTTTGATGAAATCATGGTGAACGTGAGTCATTTAGCAGATGAAATCGAAAACTATTTTAGAGATGGCCAAGGGTTTGGCGTAGATATTGCTTACTCCTTTGAAGGGCGCATTGAAGACGGCATGCTGATCGGAGATGCCGTTGGCTCCGCAGGCGGGATGAAGCGGATTCAGGACTTTTCGCCATTTTTTGACGATACCTTTATTGTGCTCTGTGGCGATGCTCTGATTGATCTGGATTTAACAGCTGCCGTGGAATGGCATCGGCAAAAAGGCTCCATGGCCACCATCATTATGAAAACCGTCGATCCAAATGATGTTTCTAGCTATGGGGTTGTCGTCACGGATGAAGAAGGCCGAATCAAATCTTTCCAGGAAAAACCTACAGTTGATGAGGCCCTTAGCAACACCATCAACACAGGTATTTATATTTTTGAGCCTGAGATTTTAGATTTGATTCCATCTGGAGAAGAGTTTGATATTGGGGGGGATCTTTTTCCCAAACTGGTATCAATGAATTTACCTTTTTATGGCGTTGCCATGGATTTCCAATGGGTGGATATTGGCAAGGTTCCCGATTATTGGCATGCCATTCGTAGCGTATTGAAAGGCGAGGTCAAGAATGTAGCAATTCCAGGTCGTGAAGTAGCACCGGGTATCTATACTGGCCTGAACGTTGATGTCAACTGGGATAAGGTCGATATTCAAGGTCCGGTGTACATTGGCGGCATGACTCGTATTGATGACGGAGTAAAAATTATTGGCCCAACCATGATTGGACCGAACTGTCATATTTGTAAGGGCGCAACGGTAGACAACAGCGTGATCTTCGAGTACTCTCGCCTGGGTCCTGAAGCAAATCTAGTCGATAAGTTGGTGTTTGGACGCTACTGCGTGGATAAAACAGGTGTATCTTTGGATGTTCGCACAGCCGCTTTGGATTGGCTGATTACGGATGTTCGCCAAGATGCTCATGTGCCCGCACCTGTGATGATCTAA
- a CDS encoding family 16 glycosylhydrolase, producing MPKSTTKGNKGQAKLGMGQPDALDLTSNQGNLGLTSNPVSSSSDTGIDTSNSTPTTLFPGKGKGLGLGLGNGSTPPGLDKPKPENWQRGHSIKGQGWEKNFGDGVTVDDDLDTGIHPNSKANWSMVFSDEFNGTELDRTKWDTEYYYGSRTNSFNNELQYYTDGGNFEFNNGVMSIIAKEETVEGETWFDSGKTFDYTSGMISGHDSLSFTYGYFEISGQSPTGQGLWPAFWMLPESGEWPPEIDIMEILGDDTSTAYTTVHYQDPSQPGNHGMEGSWFSGIDFADGMHTFAVDWQPGELTWYIDGMEVFNTTENVPDQPMYMLANLAVGGNWPGSPDDTTAFPSSFDIDYIRVYQDSTSVESGLTGGSANDTLSRVGEGFLEGRGGDDILIGGTGSNRLVGGTGNDTLIDLQGYDTFTGGIGNDLFVLGDASGSAYDSPFYDGYAILTDFNAAEDMIQLSGNASKYSLGVATEGDVSGAGIYRGNDLIAIVENTTVEALDLDASYVSYV from the coding sequence ATGCCTAAGTCCACAACTAAAGGAAACAAAGGTCAAGCTAAACTCGGCATGGGACAACCCGATGCTTTAGACCTCACCTCGAACCAAGGAAACTTGGGCTTGACCTCTAATCCAGTCTCCTCATCCAGCGATACAGGCATCGATACCTCAAACTCCACACCAACCACCCTATTTCCTGGCAAAGGGAAGGGCTTAGGCTTAGGCCTAGGCAATGGCTCCACTCCCCCAGGATTAGACAAGCCCAAGCCTGAAAACTGGCAGCGAGGCCACAGCATCAAAGGCCAAGGTTGGGAAAAGAACTTTGGGGATGGCGTCACCGTTGATGATGATCTCGATACCGGCATTCATCCTAACTCCAAAGCCAACTGGAGCATGGTCTTTAGTGATGAATTTAATGGCACCGAGCTAGATCGAACCAAGTGGGACACCGAGTACTACTACGGCAGCCGCACCAACTCCTTCAACAACGAACTGCAATACTACACCGATGGCGGCAACTTCGAATTCAATAACGGTGTCATGTCCATCATTGCCAAAGAAGAAACCGTCGAAGGAGAAACTTGGTTTGACTCCGGCAAGACCTTTGACTATACCTCGGGCATGATTTCCGGCCATGACAGCCTGTCTTTCACCTATGGCTACTTTGAAATTAGTGGTCAATCTCCCACTGGACAAGGACTATGGCCTGCGTTCTGGATGCTACCTGAATCCGGTGAGTGGCCCCCTGAAATTGACATCATGGAAATCTTAGGCGACGACACCAGCACGGCCTACACCACCGTTCACTATCAAGATCCTAGTCAGCCCGGTAACCACGGCATGGAAGGCAGCTGGTTCAGTGGCATTGACTTTGCCGATGGCATGCACACTTTTGCCGTGGACTGGCAGCCCGGTGAATTGACTTGGTACATCGATGGCATGGAAGTGTTCAATACCACCGAGAACGTTCCTGACCAGCCTATGTATATGTTGGCGAACTTGGCTGTGGGTGGAAACTGGCCCGGATCTCCCGATGACACCACTGCGTTCCCTAGCAGCTTTGATATTGACTATATTCGGGTTTACCAAGATTCAACCTCTGTTGAAAGTGGTTTGACGGGCGGCTCAGCCAATGACACTCTTTCCCGTGTGGGTGAAGGTTTCCTAGAAGGGCGTGGGGGAGATGACATCTTGATTGGTGGTACTGGCTCTAACCGCTTAGTCGGTGGAACAGGGAACGATACCCTAATTGATTTACAAGGGTATGACACCTTCACCGGTGGAATCGGTAATGACCTGTTTGTCTTAGGTGATGCCAGTGGTTCTGCGTATGACTCTCCTTTCTATGATGGATATGCTATCTTGACTGACTTTAATGCGGCTGAAGATATGATTCAGCTCAGCGGGAATGCTTCCAAGTACAGCTTGGGCGTAGCCACTGAGGGCGATGTCTCTGGTGCTGGTATCTATCGTGGCAATGATTTGATTGCCATTGTTGAAAATACAACGGTGGAAGCTCTAGACCTCGATGCGTCCTACGTGAGCTATGTGTAA
- a CDS encoding LexA family transcriptional regulator has product MLICSVHAVSWADSLCLPCLSVPVSAGFPSPADDHLQNNLNLQEALIPRPAATFLMRVKGNSMEGCGIFSGDLLIVDRSLTPVDGAVVIAVLNGEFTVKQLRLSQKTILLAAANADYTPIVVKAGMEFQVWGVVTYVVHGLQV; this is encoded by the coding sequence ATGCTCATTTGCTCAGTTCATGCTGTCTCTTGGGCAGATTCTCTGTGTCTGCCTTGTCTATCTGTCCCCGTCTCTGCCGGATTCCCTTCCCCAGCTGATGACCATTTACAGAACAATTTGAATCTGCAAGAAGCGCTCATTCCTCGCCCTGCTGCGACGTTTTTGATGCGTGTCAAAGGAAATTCGATGGAAGGCTGTGGAATCTTCTCGGGGGATTTATTGATTGTGGATCGCTCCCTGACCCCCGTCGATGGAGCAGTGGTGATTGCTGTCTTAAACGGCGAGTTTACGGTGAAGCAACTGCGATTATCGCAAAAAACAATTTTATTAGCTGCAGCCAATGCAGACTATACCCCCATCGTCGTTAAAGCTGGGATGGAATTTCAGGTGTGGGGTGTGGTCACCTATGTGGTGCATGGGTTGCAGGTTTGA
- a CDS encoding Y-family DNA polymerase: protein MKQRLIGLCDCNSFYASCEMALNPRLQHKPVVIASNNDGVVVTGNAAAKALGLGMGVPLFKVQDLIKKHDVRVFSSNYALYGDLSQRVMAVLEQHTPEQEIYSIDECFIRMPEFAEATTYARNIKETVKQWTGIPVSMGVATSKTLAKIANHVAKKQKQYDGVFDLSTARNAEGILATFPVKEIWGIGRQYNKWLLSQGIETAKELRDANEGMIRQKMGVVGVRMIHELRGISCLPLELVAKPKKEICVSRSFGQPVTELTDLQDAIAAYASRAAEKLRQEQQVAEAMIVFARTSPFKSGYFRQSATVQFPIATSYTPAIVEAARKAMARIYEPGREFQKAGVLMVGLCSETTIQGHLWEKDEGWEKRKRLMLIMDEVNHRFGRGTIGIAASGAKQTWKMQSKWRSPRYTTCWAELPVVSC from the coding sequence TTGAAACAACGTCTAATCGGGCTGTGTGACTGCAACTCTTTCTATGCCTCCTGTGAAATGGCGCTCAATCCCCGCTTGCAACATAAGCCGGTTGTGATCGCTTCCAATAATGATGGGGTCGTTGTGACCGGCAATGCTGCAGCGAAAGCCTTAGGTTTAGGCATGGGGGTGCCGCTGTTCAAGGTCCAAGATCTGATTAAAAAACATGACGTACGAGTCTTTAGCTCCAACTACGCGTTGTATGGTGACCTCTCCCAACGGGTGATGGCGGTCTTGGAGCAGCATACCCCTGAACAAGAAATCTACTCCATTGATGAGTGCTTTATCCGGATGCCGGAATTTGCTGAAGCGACGACCTACGCTCGCAACATTAAAGAGACGGTGAAACAATGGACGGGGATTCCGGTCTCAATGGGGGTGGCCACGTCCAAAACGTTAGCGAAGATTGCCAACCACGTTGCTAAAAAGCAGAAGCAGTATGATGGCGTCTTTGATCTATCCACGGCCCGCAATGCAGAAGGGATTCTGGCCACCTTTCCTGTGAAAGAGATTTGGGGCATCGGACGCCAATACAATAAGTGGCTGCTCAGCCAGGGGATTGAAACGGCGAAGGAACTGCGAGATGCCAATGAAGGGATGATCCGTCAGAAAATGGGGGTGGTTGGTGTGCGGATGATTCATGAGCTGCGAGGAATTTCTTGTCTGCCCCTGGAGTTGGTCGCCAAGCCCAAAAAAGAAATTTGTGTGTCTCGCTCCTTCGGTCAGCCTGTAACAGAATTGACGGATTTGCAAGATGCGATCGCAGCCTATGCATCAAGAGCGGCAGAGAAGCTGCGCCAGGAACAGCAAGTGGCAGAGGCCATGATCGTATTCGCCCGCACCAGCCCTTTTAAGTCAGGATATTTTCGCCAATCCGCAACGGTACAGTTCCCTATTGCCACCAGCTATACGCCCGCCATCGTCGAAGCAGCCCGCAAAGCCATGGCGCGAATTTATGAACCGGGCCGGGAATTTCAGAAGGCAGGTGTGCTGATGGTGGGTCTCTGTTCTGAAACGACTATCCAAGGGCATCTCTGGGAGAAAGATGAGGGTTGGGAGAAACGAAAACGCCTGATGTTGATTATGGATGAAGTAAATCATCGGTTTGGCCGAGGCACGATCGGCATTGCAGCTTCGGGGGCGAAGCAGACCTGGAAAATGCAGTCAAAGTGGCGATCGCCCAGGTATACGACCTGTTGGGCAGAGTTGCCTGTGGTGAGTTGTTGA
- a CDS encoding tetratricopeptide repeat protein produces MALINCPECNQKISEHARNCPSCGFLIKSNNSKQLLNSVVMVVTFLGLLIFGLYSYKYIFETIDDHTETTQNQKRTQASQSTPHQEIHIYQKALDKNPNDHEALLKLSRLYSELTEFDKALPLMEKLVNKQPDNTHLLADLAGLYALNGYRAKEEAVYDRILKLDPKSILALASKASLRKEEGDIEAAKNLFARAEKLAPTDEIKQKIKEMNVIQKKN; encoded by the coding sequence ATGGCACTCATTAATTGTCCTGAATGCAACCAGAAAATTAGTGAACATGCCCGCAATTGTCCAAGTTGTGGATTTCTAATTAAATCTAATAATTCAAAACAACTTCTCAATTCAGTTGTTATGGTTGTGACATTTCTTGGGTTGTTAATATTTGGCCTATATTCATACAAATATATATTTGAGACAATTGACGATCATACTGAAACTACTCAGAATCAGAAAAGAACACAAGCGTCTCAATCAACTCCTCACCAAGAAATTCACATCTACCAAAAAGCTCTCGATAAAAACCCAAATGATCACGAAGCTTTGTTGAAGTTGTCTCGACTCTATAGCGAATTAACTGAGTTTGATAAAGCCTTACCGCTGATGGAAAAACTGGTTAACAAGCAGCCAGATAATACCCATTTACTCGCTGATTTAGCGGGACTGTATGCCTTAAATGGATACAGAGCTAAAGAAGAAGCGGTCTATGACAGAATACTGAAGCTTGATCCGAAGAGTATTTTGGCATTAGCTAGCAAGGCCAGCCTTAGAAAAGAGGAAGGAGATATCGAAGCAGCGAAAAACTTGTTTGCCAGAGCCGAGAAATTGGCACCTACGGATGAAATAAAACAGAAAATAAAAGAGATGAACGTGATTCAAAAAAAGAATTAA
- a CDS encoding peroxiredoxin family protein, with protein MTQSSGFFNQRYVNNFVPLPGKGEPAVGRLAPDFELPRVGGAPVKLSDYRGQQPVFLAFTRIFTEKLFCPFCYPHIQDLKQRYSEIVERGAELLMISSTDQVQSEQIVSDLDLPYPFLYDPKCESFRNYGAGQALGAPLPAQYIVDVDGTIRFRHMFSFVDHNAGIDEVFAILESLQ; from the coding sequence ATGACTCAAAGCTCAGGGTTCTTTAATCAACGCTATGTAAACAACTTTGTGCCCTTGCCCGGTAAAGGGGAGCCTGCTGTCGGACGTCTTGCGCCAGACTTTGAGCTGCCTCGGGTAGGAGGAGCCCCGGTCAAACTATCCGACTATCGCGGACAGCAGCCCGTCTTTCTCGCCTTTACCCGCATCTTTACCGAAAAACTCTTTTGCCCCTTTTGCTATCCCCATATTCAAGACTTAAAACAGCGCTACTCCGAGATTGTGGAGCGAGGGGCAGAGCTACTGATGATTTCCAGTACGGATCAAGTGCAAAGTGAGCAAATCGTCTCTGACTTAGACCTGCCTTATCCCTTTTTATACGATCCGAAATGTGAAAGCTTCCGCAACTATGGGGCAGGACAAGCCCTTGGTGCCCCGCTTCCTGCGCAATATATTGTGGATGTAGACGGCACCATCCGCTTTCGGCATATGTTTTCTTTTGTCGATCACAATGCAGGAATTGATGAAGTATTCGCCATTCTGGAAAGTTTACAGTAG
- a CDS encoding nuclear transport factor 2 family protein, whose amino-acid sequence MTDVLLYVLNPMPLPAHLLIQAMYEAINERNVAKALEYVDPDCCYQDLNFPTPFQGKAAVEELFTESCKGMPADLLFVVDDITEGDALAVGILWHVELGGIPLPNGRGVSFCRLSEKTGKLIFARDLVEPVIKPGKGAFLILRLIAPLVRLLLKPAESGETSLQSSASPPDSSQPWISRLLWLLAGAYIYILFLSPPGQLMPGEPVWAIQAETWQEVLNESLNFFFILPLANMLGIHYLEAPLVHPVDQAFFNFAIAWIFIFLPLLLADVRSQKLPKVPIWSMALFLTNAFMIPYMAMRAAMPIPAEVPSPSKGLLTRVFGWTGLLVSGMALFWFGFVGPEFGTVAERLNYFGTQVTTNRVSAAFCVDFVFFTFFQIVLLGAVESNPQKRWLRFVPFWGLVAWLII is encoded by the coding sequence ATGACCGATGTTCTCCTCTATGTCCTGAACCCCATGCCCCTCCCAGCCCATCTCCTCATTCAGGCCATGTATGAGGCCATTAATGAGCGCAATGTTGCCAAAGCTCTGGAATATGTTGATCCAGACTGTTGTTATCAAGACCTAAATTTTCCGACCCCTTTTCAAGGAAAAGCAGCGGTGGAGGAGCTATTCACCGAATCTTGTAAAGGAATGCCTGCAGACTTGTTGTTTGTGGTGGACGATATCACGGAAGGTGACGCGCTTGCGGTGGGCATTCTCTGGCATGTCGAGCTGGGTGGTATTCCCCTGCCCAATGGCCGAGGGGTTAGCTTTTGTCGACTGTCTGAGAAAACTGGAAAACTGATCTTTGCCCGGGATTTGGTTGAACCTGTGATCAAGCCTGGGAAAGGCGCATTTTTGATTCTGCGCTTGATTGCCCCCTTAGTGCGGCTGCTACTGAAACCCGCTGAGTCTGGGGAAACATCACTTCAGTCTTCAGCCAGCCCGCCAGATTCGTCTCAGCCGTGGATCTCCAGACTGCTCTGGCTTTTAGCAGGAGCCTATATTTATATCCTGTTTCTCTCTCCACCAGGACAGTTAATGCCCGGAGAGCCCGTATGGGCGATTCAAGCGGAAACCTGGCAGGAAGTGCTGAATGAGTCCCTCAACTTCTTCTTTATCTTGCCCTTAGCTAACATGCTAGGCATTCACTACCTGGAAGCTCCCTTGGTCCATCCGGTAGACCAAGCCTTTTTTAACTTTGCCATTGCTTGGATCTTTATTTTCTTGCCTCTATTGCTGGCTGATGTGCGTAGCCAAAAGTTACCCAAAGTGCCGATTTGGAGTATGGCGCTCTTTCTGACGAATGCTTTTATGATTCCGTATATGGCCATGAGAGCTGCCATGCCAATTCCCGCAGAAGTGCCCTCGCCTTCGAAAGGGCTCTTGACTCGGGTTTTTGGTTGGACAGGGCTTTTGGTGAGTGGGATGGCACTGTTCTGGTTTGGGTTTGTCGGACCAGAATTTGGCACTGTGGCAGAGCGACTTAACTATTTCGGGACTCAGGTAACGACAAACCGGGTCTCCGCTGCCTTCTGTGTGGACTTTGTCTTCTTTACGTTCTTTCAGATTGTGCTGCTAGGTGCAGTAGAATCGAATCCTCAGAAACGGTGGCTTCGATTTGTGCCTTTTTGGGGCTTGGTGGCTTGGCTGATCATTTAA